The Streptomyces sp. NBC_01275 genome has a segment encoding these proteins:
- a CDS encoding DUF6415 family natural product biosynthesis protein, whose amino-acid sequence MRETAALILSEDAELPSIPELVVMTLRLRGMIMLAIPEIEVAAARWPNDDIPATCARACIGEAQMRLRMEPGVKLPQQIAHAQRLARSVRALADHYVNLGSAHE is encoded by the coding sequence ATGCGCGAGACCGCCGCTCTCATCCTCTCGGAAGACGCGGAGCTTCCCTCCATCCCGGAGCTGGTGGTCATGACGCTCCGGCTGCGCGGGATGATCATGCTGGCTATCCCGGAGATCGAGGTTGCCGCCGCTCGCTGGCCGAACGACGACATCCCGGCCACGTGCGCGAGGGCGTGCATAGGAGAAGCGCAGATGCGTCTCCGCATGGAGCCGGGCGTGAAGCTGCCTCAACAGATCGCCCACGCACAGCGGTTGGCGCGCTCGGTCCGCGCGCTGGCCGACCACTACGTGAACCTCGGGTCAGCTCATGAGTGA
- a CDS encoding site-specific integrase: MAARNPLRAQTRVRSADTRSAQTQTHALSPAPVRSVRSAQDVRASLIAELELHLSTTTNKQGRPFQRRTINAYKYAAVQLDHWLTQAGVEHDFTCVDTATLNRYFRWYYETHDVPKSQDGKGGYTGGTNTTQRNLRALFAYLAEEYDVPDPYGDPKLQRYATPPMGRPKTLSEEFVSDCLKVTEWGPRPGNKEFHAVRDHAILRVLTEGLRSDEVLNLRVIDLDLRAGTLVVVPIKMDRNSTDGRVIPLQPKTVKALTRYLRVRALHRRADDEWLWLGTRNRSRLLYAGLHRMTKSRAEQAGYDPKVVSPHSFCHTWADDLKAAGVSGEHIMAIRGWKSPAMLRRYGADMASQRAVAAVQNLGDRY; the protein is encoded by the coding sequence ATGGCAGCACGCAACCCACTGCGCGCACAGACGCGCGTCAGGAGCGCCGACACGCGCTCTGCACAGACACAGACGCACGCGCTCTCACCGGCGCCTGTGCGCAGCGTCAGGAGCGCTCAGGACGTACGCGCGTCGCTGATCGCAGAGCTTGAGCTTCACCTCAGCACGACGACCAACAAGCAAGGCCGGCCGTTCCAGCGGCGCACGATCAACGCCTACAAGTACGCGGCTGTGCAGCTCGACCACTGGCTGACTCAGGCTGGTGTGGAACATGACTTCACCTGCGTCGACACGGCCACGCTCAACCGCTACTTCCGCTGGTACTACGAGACCCACGACGTGCCCAAGAGCCAGGATGGCAAGGGCGGGTACACAGGCGGGACCAACACGACGCAGCGCAACCTCCGCGCGCTGTTCGCCTACCTGGCCGAGGAGTACGACGTCCCCGACCCGTACGGCGACCCGAAGCTCCAGCGCTACGCCACTCCCCCGATGGGCAGGCCCAAGACGCTGTCCGAGGAGTTCGTGAGCGACTGCCTCAAGGTCACCGAGTGGGGACCGCGTCCAGGCAACAAGGAGTTCCACGCCGTCCGTGATCACGCGATCCTGCGCGTGCTGACCGAGGGCCTGCGCTCAGACGAGGTGCTGAACCTCCGCGTCATCGACCTGGATCTCCGAGCGGGCACCCTGGTCGTCGTCCCCATCAAGATGGATCGCAACTCCACAGACGGCCGCGTGATCCCGCTCCAGCCCAAGACGGTGAAGGCACTGACCCGCTATCTCCGCGTGCGAGCACTGCACCGCCGTGCCGACGACGAGTGGCTATGGCTGGGCACGCGGAATCGCTCGCGTCTCCTGTACGCGGGCCTGCACCGCATGACCAAATCCAGGGCCGAGCAAGCTGGGTATGACCCAAAGGTGGTCTCGCCCCACTCCTTCTGCCACACCTGGGCTGACGACCTCAAGGCAGCGGGAGTCTCGGGCGAGCACATCATGGCTATCCGAGGGTGGAAGTCCCCCGCGATGCTGCGCCGCTACGGCGCGGACATGGCCTCACAGCGCGCGGTTGCCGCAGTGCAGAACCTGGGCGACAGGTACTGA
- a CDS encoding N,N-dimethylformamidase beta subunit family domain-containing protein yields MASGRGRGPGPERIRRWESGALAHAVTDPFGQGPVPWLRGSETYFDDTGHVVPWYVDPDPALAPKDGATRVPEPRSAHPARVPGARTSGGPRSADDVRRQIKGFTSTGAVAPGEAVDFHITVDPPQEFSVDIYRIGHYDGDGAAKITTSPRLSGIVQPPPLTADRTVSCHHWWLSWRLQVPSYWKVGAYVAVLTTVDGYRSHIPFTVRDQHPADLLLLLPDITWQAYNLYPEDGHTGASLYHAWDDDGRLLGEADAATTVSFDRPYAGAGLPLHVGHAYDFVRWAERYGYDLAYADARDLHAGHIDPTRYRGLVFPGHDEYWSTAMRRTVELARDSGTSLVFLSANTLYWQVELGPSPSGVPARLLTCRKRKGPGKPVLWREIDRAEQQLVGIQYAGRVPEPHPLIVRNADHWLWEATGAREGDGIEGLVAGEADRYFPRTPLPPHEDRILLAHSPYADGEGVLRHQETSLYRAASGALVFASGTFAWSPALDRPGHVDPRVQRATANLLDRICKRD; encoded by the coding sequence ATGGCATCGGGACGGGGACGGGGACCAGGACCGGAGCGGATTCGCCGATGGGAGTCGGGAGCCCTGGCCCACGCCGTGACGGACCCCTTCGGCCAGGGCCCCGTCCCGTGGCTGCGCGGCAGCGAGACGTACTTCGACGACACCGGGCACGTAGTCCCCTGGTACGTCGACCCGGACCCGGCCCTCGCCCCGAAGGACGGCGCCACCCGGGTCCCCGAGCCCCGCTCCGCCCACCCCGCCCGCGTTCCCGGCGCCCGCACCTCCGGCGGCCCCCGCTCAGCCGACGACGTCCGCCGCCAGATCAAGGGCTTCACCTCCACCGGCGCGGTCGCCCCCGGCGAGGCCGTCGACTTCCACATCACGGTCGACCCGCCCCAGGAATTCAGCGTCGACATCTACCGCATCGGCCACTACGACGGCGACGGCGCCGCCAAGATCACCACCAGCCCGCGCCTCTCCGGCATCGTCCAGCCCCCGCCGCTGACCGCCGACCGCACGGTCTCCTGCCACCACTGGTGGCTCTCCTGGCGCCTCCAGGTCCCGTCCTACTGGAAGGTCGGCGCCTACGTCGCCGTCCTCACCACCGTCGACGGCTACCGCTCCCACATTCCCTTCACGGTCCGTGACCAGCACCCCGCCGACCTGCTCCTGCTGCTCCCCGACATCACCTGGCAGGCCTACAACCTCTACCCCGAGGACGGCCACACCGGCGCGAGCCTCTACCACGCCTGGGACGACGACGGCCGCCTCCTCGGCGAGGCGGACGCCGCGACCACCGTCTCCTTCGACCGCCCGTACGCGGGCGCCGGCCTCCCCCTGCACGTCGGCCACGCCTACGACTTCGTCCGCTGGGCCGAGCGCTACGGCTACGACCTCGCCTACGCCGACGCCCGCGACCTGCACGCCGGTCACATCGACCCCACCCGCTACCGAGGCCTGGTCTTCCCGGGCCATGACGAGTACTGGTCGACGGCCATGCGCCGCACCGTGGAACTCGCCCGCGACAGCGGCACCTCGCTCGTCTTCCTCTCCGCCAACACCCTGTACTGGCAGGTGGAGTTGGGGCCCTCCCCGTCCGGGGTCCCGGCCCGGCTGCTCACCTGCCGCAAGCGCAAGGGCCCCGGAAAGCCCGTCCTCTGGCGCGAGATCGACCGCGCCGAACAGCAGCTCGTCGGCATCCAGTACGCGGGCCGGGTGCCCGAGCCGCACCCGCTGATCGTGCGTAACGCAGACCATTGGCTGTGGGAGGCCACCGGCGCGCGCGAGGGCGACGGCATCGAGGGCCTGGTCGCCGGCGAGGCCGACCGCTACTTCCCGCGCACCCCCCTCCCGCCCCACGAGGACCGCATCCTCCTCGCCCACTCCCCGTACGCCGACGGCGAGGGCGTCCTGCGCCACCAGGAGACCTCCCTCTACCGCGCCGCCTCCGGCGCCCTGGTCTTCGCCTCCGGCACCTTCGCCTGGTCCCCGGCCCTGGACCGCCCCGGCCATGTGGACCCCCGTGTCCAGCGCGCCACCGCCAACCTCCTGGACCGCATCTGCAAGCGCGACTGA
- a CDS encoding DNA polymerase III subunit gamma and tau: MSSLALYRRYRPESFAEVIGQEHVTDPLQQALRNNRVNHAYLFSGPRGCGKTTSARILARCLNCEQGPTPTPCGECQSCQDLARNGPGSIDVIEIDAASHGGVDDARDLREKAFFGPAGSRYKIYIIDEAHMVTSAGFNALLKVVEEPPEHLKFIFATTEPEKVIGTIRSRTHHYPFRLVPPGTLREYLGEVCQKEAIPVADGVLPLVVRAGAGSVRDSMSVMDQLLAGATEVGVTYAMATSLLGYTDSSLLDSVVESFATGDGAAAFEVVDRIIEGGNDPRRFVADLLERLRDLVILAAVPDAAEKGLIDAPADVIERMQAQAGVFGAAELSRAADLVNEGLTEMRGATSPRLQLELICARVLLPAAYGDERSVMARLDRIERGVNFSAGAATPTVPAMPAMGYVPGPEAHGGGVAGGAPVPAGGAHVPPGDVAPGGVPIAPGGGAAAARAAVRGPQPQPQPPHPQPQPQAPAPQSQPQVSQAPQVTPAPAPAPAAASAPPEAPAPAPAPAPGAWPTATAVGSGRRPGGWPTAAPAGGGGRPPATPASAQAPAVPPASAPAAAGAPAPAGYAPPAGGLDPRMLWPNILEAIKNRRRFTWILLSQNAQVVGFDGTTLQLGFVNAGARDNFVSSGSEEVLRQALSEQFNVQWKVDALVDPSGGSTPPPTGGFGGGGAPGGGYGGPGPAGGYGGGGGGYGGGASAPPSAPNAPAQPAPRSPSAPTSAAPTSAAPASPPPRPAAPDPVAPEDDTPEDDDPDLNESALSGYELIVRELGATVVEEFTNE, encoded by the coding sequence GTGTCGTCTCTCGCGCTGTACCGCCGCTATCGCCCGGAGTCGTTCGCCGAGGTCATCGGGCAGGAGCATGTCACCGACCCGCTGCAGCAGGCGCTGCGGAACAACCGGGTCAATCACGCGTACCTGTTCAGCGGGCCGCGTGGGTGCGGGAAGACCACCAGCGCGCGGATTCTGGCCAGGTGCCTGAACTGCGAGCAGGGGCCCACGCCCACGCCGTGCGGGGAGTGCCAGTCCTGCCAGGACCTCGCGCGCAACGGGCCCGGCTCCATCGACGTCATCGAGATCGACGCCGCCTCCCACGGTGGCGTGGACGACGCCCGTGACCTGCGCGAGAAGGCCTTCTTCGGGCCTGCCGGAAGCCGCTACAAGATCTACATCATCGACGAGGCCCACATGGTCACGTCGGCCGGTTTCAACGCGCTCCTCAAGGTCGTCGAGGAGCCGCCGGAGCATCTGAAGTTCATCTTCGCCACCACCGAGCCGGAGAAGGTCATCGGGACCATCCGGTCGCGGACGCATCACTATCCGTTCCGGCTCGTGCCGCCCGGCACGCTGCGCGAGTACCTCGGTGAGGTGTGCCAGAAGGAGGCCATCCCCGTCGCGGACGGCGTGCTTCCGCTCGTTGTGCGCGCCGGCGCCGGATCCGTGCGCGACTCCATGTCCGTCATGGACCAGCTGCTCGCCGGGGCCACCGAGGTCGGTGTGACGTATGCCATGGCGACCTCTCTCCTCGGGTACACGGACAGCTCGCTGCTCGACTCCGTCGTCGAGTCCTTCGCCACGGGGGACGGGGCCGCCGCCTTCGAGGTGGTGGACCGGATCATCGAGGGGGGCAACGACCCCCGGCGGTTCGTCGCCGACCTGCTGGAGCGGCTGCGCGACCTCGTCATCCTCGCCGCCGTGCCGGACGCCGCCGAGAAGGGGCTCATCGACGCCCCGGCCGACGTCATCGAGCGGATGCAGGCCCAGGCCGGCGTCTTCGGCGCCGCGGAGCTCAGTCGCGCCGCCGACCTCGTCAATGAGGGGTTGACCGAGATGCGCGGCGCCACCTCGCCCCGCCTCCAGCTCGAGCTGATCTGCGCACGTGTGCTGCTCCCCGCCGCCTACGGCGACGAGCGCTCCGTCATGGCCCGCCTCGACCGCATCGAGCGCGGCGTGAACTTCTCCGCGGGCGCCGCCACGCCCACCGTGCCCGCGATGCCCGCGATGGGGTACGTGCCCGGGCCGGAGGCCCATGGCGGTGGAGTGGCGGGAGGTGCGCCCGTTCCGGCGGGCGGCGCGCACGTTCCTCCGGGGGACGTGGCCCCGGGGGGCGTGCCCATTGCGCCCGGTGGTGGGGCCGCGGCGGCCCGCGCCGCGGTGCGGGGGCCCCAGCCTCAGCCCCAGCCTCCCCACCCTCAGCCCCAGCCGCAAGCTCCCGCTCCCCAATCCCAGCCGCAGGTTTCCCAAGCTCCCCAGGTCACCCCTGCCCCTGCCCCCGCTCCTGCCGCTGCCTCGGCCCCGCCGGAAGCCCCCGCCCCCGCCCCCGCCCCCGCCCCCGGCGCCTGGCCCACCGCCACCGCCGTAGGCAGCGGGCGTCGGCCCGGCGGCTGGCCCACGGCCGCGCCTGCCGGCGGTGGCGGACGGCCCCCGGCGACCCCCGCTTCCGCCCAGGCCCCCGCCGTCCCTCCGGCCTCGGCTCCCGCGGCCGCCGGGGCCCCCGCCCCGGCTGGGTACGCGCCTCCCGCAGGCGGCCTCGACCCCCGCATGCTCTGGCCCAACATCCTGGAAGCGATCAAGAACCGCCGCCGCTTCACCTGGATCCTGCTCAGCCAGAACGCCCAGGTCGTCGGCTTCGACGGCACGACCCTCCAGCTCGGCTTCGTCAACGCCGGCGCCCGCGACAACTTCGTCAGCAGCGGCAGCGAGGAAGTGCTGAGGCAGGCGCTGTCCGAGCAGTTCAACGTCCAGTGGAAGGTCGACGCGCTCGTCGACCCGTCCGGCGGCTCCACGCCCCCGCCGACCGGCGGCTTCGGCGGTGGCGGAGCTCCGGGTGGTGGCTACGGCGGCCCCGGCCCCGCCGGTGGTTACGGCGGAGGCGGCGGTGGCTACGGCGGGGGTGCGTCCGCCCCGCCCTCGGCGCCGAACGCCCCGGCCCAGCCCGCACCCCGGTCCCCGTCGGCTCCCACCTCCGCGGCTCCCACCTCCGCGGCTCCCGCCTCGCCCCCGCCTCGCCCCGCCGCCCCGGATCCGGTCGCCCCCGAGGACGACACCCCCGAGGACGACGACCCCGACCTCAACGAGTCGGCCCTCTCGGGCTACGAACTGATCGTGCGCGAGCTGGGAGCGACGGTGGTCGAGGAATTCACCAACGAGTAG
- the purD gene encoding phosphoribosylamine--glycine ligase, which translates to MNVLVIGSGAREHALCRSLSLDPAVTALHCAPGNAGIGEVAELHQVDALDGKAVSALAVALGAELVVVGPEAPLVAGVADAVREVGIPVFGPSKEAAQLEGSKAFAKDVMAAAEVPTARSYVCTTPEEAAEALDAFGPPYVVKDDGLAAGKGVVVTDDLEAAAAHAAACERVVIEEFLDGPEVSLFAITDGETVVPLQPAQDFKRALDGDEGPNTGGMGAYSPLPWADAKLVDEVMETVLQPTVDEMRRRGTAFSGLLYAGLAITSRGVRVIEFNARFGDPETQVVLARLKTPLAGVLLAAATGDLADLPALRWSDDAAVTVVVASHNYPDTPRTGDPITGLDEIAAEDAPHAYVLHAGTRRDGEAVVSAGGRVLSVTASGKDLTEARERAYKAVARIGLDGSQHRTDIAAKAAAEA; encoded by the coding sequence GTGAACGTCCTCGTCATCGGCAGCGGCGCCCGCGAACACGCCCTGTGCCGCTCACTGTCCCTCGACCCCGCCGTCACCGCGCTGCACTGCGCCCCCGGCAACGCCGGAATCGGCGAGGTCGCCGAGCTGCACCAGGTCGACGCCCTGGACGGCAAGGCCGTGTCCGCGCTGGCCGTGGCGCTCGGCGCCGAGCTGGTCGTCGTAGGCCCGGAGGCGCCGCTCGTCGCCGGGGTCGCCGATGCCGTGCGCGAGGTGGGCATCCCGGTCTTCGGTCCTTCCAAGGAGGCCGCGCAGCTGGAGGGCTCCAAGGCGTTCGCCAAGGACGTCATGGCGGCGGCCGAGGTCCCGACCGCCCGCTCGTACGTCTGTACGACGCCGGAGGAGGCCGCCGAGGCCCTCGACGCCTTCGGCCCGCCGTACGTCGTGAAGGACGACGGGCTCGCCGCGGGCAAGGGCGTCGTCGTCACCGACGACCTGGAGGCCGCGGCGGCGCACGCGGCGGCTTGTGAGCGGGTCGTCATCGAGGAGTTCCTCGACGGTCCGGAGGTCTCCCTCTTCGCGATCACCGACGGCGAGACGGTCGTCCCGCTCCAGCCCGCGCAGGACTTCAAGCGCGCGCTCGACGGCGACGAGGGCCCGAACACCGGCGGCATGGGCGCGTACTCGCCGCTGCCGTGGGCCGATGCCAAGCTGGTCGACGAGGTCATGGAGACGGTCCTCCAGCCGACCGTCGACGAGATGCGCCGCCGCGGCACCGCCTTCTCGGGCCTGCTCTACGCCGGGCTCGCGATCACCTCGCGCGGCGTCCGCGTCATCGAGTTCAACGCCCGCTTCGGCGACCCCGAGACGCAGGTCGTGCTCGCCCGTCTGAAGACCCCGCTGGCCGGCGTCCTGCTGGCGGCGGCCACCGGCGACCTCGCCGACCTGCCGGCCCTGCGCTGGAGCGACGACGCGGCCGTCACCGTCGTCGTCGCCTCGCACAACTACCCGGACACTCCGCGCACCGGCGACCCGATCACCGGCCTCGACGAGATCGCCGCCGAGGACGCCCCGCACGCCTACGTCCTGCACGCCGGGACGAGGCGCGACGGGGAGGCGGTCGTCAGCGCGGGCGGCCGCGTCCTGTCCGTCACCGCGAGCGGCAAGGACCTCACCGAGGCGCGCGAGCGGGCGTACAAGGCCGTCGCGCGCATCGGACTCGACGGCTCCCAGCACCGTACGGACATCGCCGCGAAGGCGGCGGCGGAGGCGTAG
- a CDS encoding transglycosylase SLT domain-containing protein, which yields MAVTIATGVVTVQPDIDEGGIVRAANQAGQRSGDAFSRGMDSRLGKFSGAGLSKVMTALRGSTLALSGAALGAGAAIAGVGVGIIGLGALALKENAKVKSAFSDMTKSIQGTMAKAATPLVQPFVDAAGTITKTFQGIAPQLTQVFANVAPSVAPLVDGLSGLITNLMPGLQAITGALKPVMDTLGPGLADLGSALSGLFEGIAGGTGGAAQALGSLFSALKVIVPALGQAIGLLAEAGGPVIAALLGALTPLIKSLLGALAPAIAALGPPLTILIKALGAALTPIIDALGPVLDAVSGALGELVKSVAPLLPIFGELIASLLPPLIPVFEALGKHFQMMAPVVKQLVQALMTALAPILAQLPAIIQPLMDIFNSLVKGILPILTQLIVALAPSLASIGVSFGKVLVALSPLLGALGELVGDLLLALMPILTPLIQLIGKLAAVLANVFAKYVQNIVVPAVGILTKLLHGDFSGAWRDAKDLVQKVATAIADKIRWLRDQASALVGKMRDWVVDRFTGMRNSALDRVTTLKNSAVKVFTGIRDSITGAARTLRDNVVGAFNTLKTKSVSAFSSAKDAIKTAWNKLKEIAASPVRFVIETVYNNGIRKVWNAVVGAFGGHKLGAIKSGFARGGVLPGQSSFRNGDDQLVPMRRGEGVYVSEAMRNPYERARLHAVNRAAMQGKSLAPFQGGQGFALGGIFDGIGDALGGAWDKTKKGFSWLKDTFGGAIQAGVKHVVNPLINQIPGKSGFTGILKSSAHSMVDSLIGAGKKGDKLATPKVKYNPSAGVEQWRPVVLQALREVNQSAGLANSTLRRMQQESGGNPNIVNKWDSNWQAGHPSVGLMQVIGPTFRAYAGKYKNKGPFLYGTSVDPMANVFSSMRYALGAYGSLSRAYDRPGGYDSGGWLPPGPQATYNGTKKPEAVLTDAQWGLIEKLVASSATPNKGGVHIESLTLQVDASQVQEMADVIKLVQNIKISARQHGARI from the coding sequence GTGGCTGTCACTATTGCCACCGGCGTCGTTACGGTGCAGCCGGATATCGATGAGGGCGGAATTGTCCGCGCTGCGAATCAGGCGGGGCAGCGAAGTGGCGACGCATTCTCACGGGGAATGGATTCGCGACTCGGCAAGTTCTCAGGCGCCGGTCTCTCGAAGGTCATGACCGCGCTGCGTGGATCCACGCTGGCACTGTCGGGCGCTGCGCTCGGAGCTGGCGCGGCTATCGCTGGTGTGGGAGTCGGGATCATCGGCCTGGGCGCGCTGGCGCTCAAGGAGAACGCCAAGGTCAAGTCCGCTTTCTCGGACATGACCAAGTCGATCCAAGGGACGATGGCGAAGGCTGCCACACCCCTGGTTCAGCCCTTTGTCGATGCGGCCGGGACGATCACCAAGACGTTCCAGGGCATCGCCCCTCAGCTGACCCAGGTGTTCGCCAACGTGGCACCCTCGGTCGCTCCGCTCGTGGACGGCCTGAGCGGCCTGATCACCAACCTGATGCCTGGACTCCAGGCGATCACTGGCGCCCTTAAGCCTGTCATGGACACGCTAGGACCCGGGCTCGCCGACCTGGGCTCAGCGCTGTCGGGTCTGTTCGAGGGCATCGCAGGCGGGACCGGTGGCGCAGCGCAGGCGCTCGGCTCCCTGTTCAGTGCGCTCAAGGTGATCGTGCCCGCGTTGGGCCAGGCCATCGGCCTGCTGGCGGAGGCCGGCGGACCTGTGATCGCTGCGCTTCTGGGTGCCCTGACGCCGCTCATCAAGTCGCTACTGGGCGCGCTGGCTCCCGCCATCGCTGCTCTCGGGCCGCCGCTCACCATCCTCATCAAGGCACTGGGCGCTGCGCTCACGCCCATCATCGACGCGCTTGGCCCGGTGCTCGATGCCGTCTCGGGTGCGCTCGGCGAGCTGGTCAAGTCCGTGGCTCCGCTGCTCCCCATCTTCGGGGAACTCATCGCGTCGCTCCTGCCGCCGCTCATCCCGGTATTCGAGGCGCTGGGCAAGCACTTCCAGATGATGGCTCCGGTCGTCAAGCAACTGGTGCAGGCGCTCATGACCGCGCTGGCTCCGATCCTGGCTCAGCTCCCGGCCATCATCCAGCCGCTGATGGACATCTTCAATTCCCTGGTTAAGGGAATTCTGCCCATCCTCACTCAGCTCATTGTGGCGCTGGCTCCGTCGCTGGCGAGTATCGGCGTGAGCTTCGGCAAGGTCCTCGTGGCTCTGTCGCCTCTGCTGGGCGCGCTCGGGGAACTCGTCGGTGACCTCCTGCTGGCGCTCATGCCCATTCTGACTCCGCTTATCCAGCTCATCGGAAAGCTGGCGGCGGTCCTCGCGAACGTCTTTGCCAAGTACGTCCAGAACATCGTGGTTCCGGCTGTCGGCATTCTGACCAAGCTGCTCCACGGCGACTTCTCGGGTGCCTGGCGAGACGCCAAGGATCTCGTCCAGAAGGTCGCTACCGCCATCGCCGACAAGATTCGCTGGCTCCGCGATCAGGCCAGTGCGCTTGTCGGCAAGATGCGTGATTGGGTCGTGGACCGCTTCACGGGTATGCGGAACAGCGCTCTCGACCGAGTGACGACGCTCAAGAACAGCGCAGTGAAGGTGTTCACCGGCATCCGAGACAGCATTACGGGCGCCGCTAGGACTCTCCGAGACAACGTCGTTGGTGCATTCAACACGCTCAAGACGAAGTCCGTAAGCGCGTTCTCGTCGGCCAAGGACGCCATCAAGACCGCCTGGAACAAGCTCAAGGAGATCGCCGCCAGCCCGGTTCGGTTCGTGATCGAGACGGTCTACAACAACGGCATCAGGAAGGTGTGGAACGCAGTAGTCGGGGCCTTCGGCGGTCACAAGCTGGGTGCCATCAAGTCCGGATTTGCTCGTGGTGGCGTGCTGCCGGGACAGTCGTCCTTCCGCAACGGCGATGACCAGCTCGTGCCGATGAGGCGCGGTGAGGGTGTGTACGTCTCGGAGGCCATGCGGAATCCCTACGAGCGCGCACGTCTCCACGCGGTGAACCGAGCGGCCATGCAGGGCAAGAGCCTGGCTCCGTTCCAGGGCGGCCAGGGCTTCGCACTGGGCGGCATCTTCGACGGGATCGGGGACGCGCTCGGCGGGGCCTGGGACAAGACCAAGAAGGGGTTCTCCTGGCTCAAGGACACATTCGGTGGAGCCATCCAGGCGGGCGTGAAGCACGTGGTCAATCCGCTGATCAACCAGATCCCGGGTAAGTCCGGGTTCACGGGCATCCTCAAGAGCTCCGCTCACAGCATGGTCGACAGCCTGATCGGGGCGGGCAAGAAGGGTGACAAGCTCGCCACACCCAAGGTGAAGTACAACCCGTCGGCTGGTGTGGAGCAGTGGCGTCCCGTCGTTCTCCAGGCACTTCGCGAGGTGAACCAGTCAGCCGGCCTCGCCAACTCGACTCTCCGACGGATGCAGCAGGAGTCGGGCGGCAACCCGAACATCGTGAACAAGTGGGACTCCAACTGGCAGGCGGGACACCCGTCCGTGGGTCTCATGCAGGTGATCGGCCCGACGTTCCGCGCGTACGCGGGCAAGTACAAGAACAAGGGACCGTTCCTGTACGGCACGTCGGTCGACCCGATGGCCAACGTGTTCAGCTCCATGCGCTACGCGCTGGGCGCCTACGGCAGCCTCTCGCGGGCCTACGACCGGCCGGGCGGCTACGACTCGGGCGGCTGGCTCCCGCCGGGCCCTCAGGCGACGTACAACGGCACCAAGAAGCCTGAGGCGGTTCTCACGGACGCTCAGTGGGGCCTCATCGAGAAGCTGGTCGCCAGCTCTGCCACACCCAACAAGGGAGGTGTGCACATCGAGAGCCTGACTCTCCAGGTGGATGCCTCGCAGGTTCAGGAGATGGCCGACGTGATCAAGCTGGTCCAGAACATCAAGATCTCGGCCCGCCAGCACGGCGCCCGTATCTGA
- a CDS encoding phosphoribosylaminoimidazolesuccinocarboxamide synthase: MSGFVEKPEPLQVPGLVHLHTGKVRELYQNEAGDLVMVAGDRTSAYDWVLPTEIPDKGRILTQLSLWWFDQLADLVPHHVLSTELPAGAPADWAGRTLICKSLKMVPVECVARGYLTGSGLVEYDESRTVCGLALPEGLVDGSELPAPIFTPATKAAVGEHDENVSYEEVARQVGADTAAQLRQATLAVYGRARDIARDRGIILADTKFEFGFEGETLVIADEVLTPDSSRFWPADQWQPGRAQQSYDKQFVRDWLTSPASGWDRKSEQPPPPLPPEIVDATRAKYVEAYERLTGTSWS, translated from the coding sequence GTGTCCGGATTCGTAGAAAAGCCCGAGCCGCTTCAGGTGCCGGGCCTGGTGCATCTGCACACCGGCAAGGTGCGCGAGCTGTACCAGAACGAGGCGGGCGACCTCGTGATGGTCGCCGGCGACCGTACGTCCGCGTACGACTGGGTGCTGCCGACGGAGATCCCCGACAAGGGCCGCATCCTCACCCAGCTGTCCCTGTGGTGGTTCGACCAGCTCGCCGACCTGGTCCCCCACCACGTCCTGAGCACCGAACTGCCCGCCGGCGCCCCCGCCGACTGGGCCGGCCGCACCCTGATCTGCAAGTCGCTGAAGATGGTCCCCGTCGAGTGCGTGGCCCGCGGCTACCTGACCGGCTCCGGCCTGGTCGAGTACGACGAGTCCCGCACGGTCTGCGGCCTCGCCCTGCCCGAGGGCCTGGTCGACGGCAGCGAGCTCCCCGCCCCGATCTTCACCCCGGCCACCAAGGCCGCCGTCGGCGAGCACGACGAGAACGTCTCCTACGAGGAGGTCGCCCGCCAGGTCGGCGCCGACACCGCCGCCCAGCTGCGCCAGGCGACCCTCGCCGTCTACGGCCGGGCCCGCGACATCGCCCGCGACCGGGGCATCATCCTGGCGGACACCAAGTTCGAGTTCGGCTTCGAGGGCGAGACGCTGGTCATCGCCGACGAGGTCCTCACCCCGGACTCCTCCCGCTTCTGGCCGGCCGACCAATGGCAGCCGGGCCGTGCGCAGCAGTCGTACGACAAGCAGTTCGTGCGCGACTGGCTGACCTCGCCGGCCTCCGGCTGGGACCGCAAGAGCGAGCAGCCCCCGCCGCCGCTGCCCCCGGAGATCGTCGACGCGACCCGCGCGAAGTACGTCGAGGCGTACGAGCGCTTGACCGGCACGAGCTGGAGCTAG
- a CDS encoding GntR family transcriptional regulator: MDLDRSVPVWPQVAAELRRRLDAGQYPKGERFPAVNVLAAELDVAPSTVQKAVAALREEGRLYTVLGQGSFVSA, encoded by the coding sequence ATGGATCTTGACCGTTCAGTGCCCGTCTGGCCCCAGGTAGCGGCCGAGCTTCGGCGCAGGCTGGACGCTGGCCAGTACCCGAAGGGCGAGCGGTTCCCCGCCGTCAACGTGCTGGCCGCTGAGCTGGACGTGGCACCGAGCACGGTGCAGAAAGCTGTGGCCGCTCTCCGTGAAGAGGGACGTCTCTACACCGTGCTCGGGCAAGGCTCGTTCGTCTCGGCCTAG